A region of the Pygocentrus nattereri isolate fPygNat1 chromosome 27, fPygNat1.pri, whole genome shotgun sequence genome:
ccacgccaccgtgccgccctgctTGTCTGTCTCAACACATAAAATTAagtaacatcccattcttaatccatagggtttaatatgatgtcggcccaccctttacagctataacagcatcAACTCTTCGggcaaggctttccacaaggtttaggagtgtgtttatgggaattcttgatcattcttccagaagcacatttgagaggtcagacactgatgttggatgagaaagcCTGgatcacagtctccgctctaattcatcccaaagttgtTGACCAAAGGTCAGGactcaggccagtcaagttcttccacaccaaactcactcatccatgtctttatggaccttgctttgtgcactggtgcacagtcatgttggaacaggaagaggccatcatcaaactgttcccacaaatttgggagcatgaaattgttgaATATCTGTtgctctgctgaagcattaagagttcctttcacttgaACTAAGGGGTTGAGCCCAACTCTTGAAatacaaccccacaccataatcccccctccaccaaactttacacttggcacagtgcagtcagacaagtaccgttctactggcaaccaccaaacccagagtcatccatcagactgccagatggagaagctgaTTCGTCTTTTCAGAGAACAATTCACAAACTAGCTAACATTAGTTACATGTGTCGTTTGCTCTAATGTTTTCATAGAATTTGTCTGTACATTGTTTGCAAAGAGTTTTATGGCCACaaagatcttttaaaaaaataaattaaaaaaaagtaaaaagtttgCTAGCCCCAGTGCTGTTTGCTTTGACAATAAGTTCACCTTTAAAAGAGCCCTGAAGAGAGAgggtgtatttgttttgctgttgagttcAACAGTCATTCTCCAGAGAATCACAAActcattacagtaaaatattcaATGAGAAATGTTGTAATAGTTACACTGAGAAGCTGTgtgctgtgcaatcctcaccttGAACTGCTCTTCAGAAGCAATCAGGACCGAGTGGCTGCCCTGCATGTCAGGAGCTTTGGCCAGGTCTCGGGACACCTCATAAGGCTCTGGCAGTGGGTTACCCCTGCCGTCCAACACAGCAATGGACACCACTGGAGCTCTGTGCATCAGCTGTATTTCCTTTCCCAGCAAGGCCTCCACACTCTGCTCAGAGAACTTGTCCTGCGAGGGCACGTCCAAGGCATACGCATACACACAACCTGAGTTCGTCCCTGCCCACATGGTCGGGCCATGGTGCGTTCCTGAGTATGAAGGGAAAATGTTAGACAGAGGAGTTTCTTTATCATTCCATAATTTCCATCAGCACATGTAAAATTCAAGACTCTTCTTCcgctgttgagcagctgaaacctCTGCCAATAGTGGAAAACGTTGTATACTTTCACTACCTACACAAATGTAGAACTGAAATCTTTTTCCTCTCAAAAGAAAGTATAAACTTCCAACAAATATTAACCCTTCACACCCATAAATTCAGAACTATTAGACATCATTTTACAGtgttaaactaaaaataattaattatttaaaattccCCACACAAGGATCCAAATCCCTGCAAGAGTGTAATTAAACTTCTATTGAGCAAGATATTGTTTGAGTTGAGGGTGACCTCAGCAGATGTTGGAGAGAGGGTAGGTTTAGGGCGTGTGGTCCAGACAAGACCAGACACTATTCAAAATCTAGCACAATCActtcagtaacaaaaacaatagcTTGTGCAAGTCTTTTGGCGTCCAACACTAATAGCAGGCATTCTGAGCAAAGTTCTCAGATCTTCATTTCTAAAGTATCTGAATCCACACTGAACTGTCTTAAGTAATGTTAGGGGTAACATGGTACAAAGTAACAGTAACGTAATTATTTTCCCCATGTAACAAAGTAATGGAGcatattcatttaaattattataatcattacagttactgacttcaTTAAAATTACATTGTTTGCATTAGTAAAGCTGAAAAAGGGCCTTCAGagaaacaggaacagctctGTAAAGGAATGTTTGGTTCCCCTCTTGTACAAAAGGTACAAGTGGGTTTTACAGACTAATATAGAAGTAAATAGGTACTTATTTCATGGTAATGTAATCTTGTTAGAGTTTGAGAGCAGTAATTTTTGTCTACCCCAACACTTGTCTTAAGATACCTTCAAAACAAAGCATTGTGAAAGTCTCAACTTGGAGGTCTTGTAATTTTCTCAGAGGCAGAACAGTAGATCAACGTAAAAAGGTCTTCTTCTCAATAGAAGCTAACTGGTGAAACTAATCCCAATACCTTAATTAACTTATCTTTCAGCTTGAGCAAATGAATGGTTCATTACAATGAAAGTAAATCAATGGTTCCCAACTCTGACCCTGGAGTATCCATGCCCCTGTAAGCTTGATTTccttgctctaacacacctgatccatctCATCAATAAATTAACAAGCCTTTCCTGAAAGAAGTGAATGTATTAGAGAAAAAGCTAACATATGCAGGGTTCCAAGACCAGAGATGGGAAGCACTTAACTAGACCCCTTTTTTGAACAGCCTTAAGTTTTAGCATTACACATTCAATTATGCTTATACTGTATGTTATGTTATATCAACAAAGCACAGTGGTGCTTTGACTGTACCGTCTCGGAGGAAGGTGTCAGCAAAGCATAGGCACCGCACAACCCCAGAGAGTGAGTCATCAGCCGAGCGAGGCTCAATGCGTCTCTGCACCGGCGTCACCTCAGCGTCCTGTTCTGCTAGCTGGGCGTTAGCCTCCTGGACCTAAAAAGAAACCCAAAGTGCACACCTTTGATATGCAACATTGGACTACGGCAGTTGCTTCACGTGCATGTGAAAAAATGTGCAGTGAGGAGTTCTCTAAACGTATGGTAGCGTATAGAACGGCGGCACCCTCTGAAAAGACCAACTGTAACTAATCTTACAAAAGAAGAAAGTGTTTTCTACTTTAAAAAACCTTTTatggggggagaaaaaaaaaggcaactAAGGCTGGCACCCACTGATATGATTAATCAATTCATATAAGACAAAGAGGAGATTTAGCACCCTTCACCTGCTCCCTCTCTGTGTGGCACAATATTGCCTGAGCAGGATTGATAACAGAAAGTACTCACTTTACTGGAAGGACTGCTGACCATGACACGCTTCTTTCCAGACACCCTGCTTTTGCGTATCCTCCTGAACGACTGCCGGAGGGACTTCTTCAGTGATTTGACCCGCGAGAGAGGCCCCTCCATAGCCAGTGAGTCATTTGGGTGTAGTGTGCACCTGGAGTGGAAACCCAAGCCTTTTCTGAGATGCATaactttgatcattttttttccagtccaGGGGTCACATATTTAAAAGCAAACAGTTTGCTTTAATTTCTGAAAGCAAGGATTGTTCAGGAAATGTAATGCATAATTAAAGGTAATATATAATTACAGACAAACATACTGGAACAATTACAAAAATTGATTTATTAAGAAGAATCACTGATTAGTTTAATAAATCAAAACCACTGATTAAAAGTGGTCCTAAACATGCTATAACTATTCTGCAAAGCACAGAAGTCTTCCCTGTTGACTGGGCCCCAGGGTTACCTTGCCAGTACTGGGCTACGCCGGTGGTAGTCAAAGAGGCCAAAGCCATGACTGGTGCCAAACGCAATGAGGTTCCACTCAGCGTGGAGCGTTACTGCAGTAACTGCCGCAGGAGGCATGCACTGCACCAGGACAACAGGCTGGAATCCAGGAGCAAAAGGCACAGAGCTGGACTTCGGAGGCAGCCTGTCGTGACCCTTCCACGTGAAACCCTCTCGGTCCTGAAGGAGGTCCACAGTGGCCACGTCGATCATGTGATCAGACTTCTCATCACACAGATACAACACAATCACCTGAAAGAAAGGCACAAAGCAGTTGCAGAATACCCTGGAATAACAACCAACGTAATAAGATGCGCAATAGAATTTTAGTTGGTTTAGCATAATGGGTCACTATGCTTCCCAGGCAGCAGACTGGGGCTTGATTACCTACCTGGGTCAGCACAGCATGCTAGACCAATAAAAATCTGTGGGCAAGACTTTcaaagctacattcaaaagctACCCCccgtaagtcactctggataagacggtctgccaaatgccataaatgtaggCATATTttaggctcctgagaagaaaaGGGCCTACCTGTCCTGCAGTTCCAGCCACCAGAAGCTTGCCACTGTATTTGCACAAGCAAATCTTCTGGATTCCAAGCCTAGGGTCATCACTATATGGGTCAAAACAACCCACCTGTAAGTAAATTAAAGGCAGATATTGGCAGTTCAATATCCTGTTAGGGTATAGATCCTGCATCTCTTCCATTCATTCACACCCACATGACATACAGAATACTTTACATCTTTAATAACATACCACACTTTCCATAAGTCCAAGCACACATTGACTCTAAACTGATTAAACCGGAAGTATACCAATTTTTgaagttctgcataattcagttaaGAAGTAAAGAAGGCATTATAAGgcaaaaatgttagaaaatgTTTCCCCCCCCCACCTAGATATAAAACTAACTTCCTATTGTCAACATCACATatgaaatgtcatatttataATGTTCACTGGTTATATGTTCAACCCTTTAGAATCTTATGAAACTGCAGTCTTCTGCAGTTTtcctacttttttctttctccacctTTCcccaaatatgtaatattggatcatcttcctcaataaacaaatgaccaagtataatatttgtgtcatttgtttaattgggttctctttatctacttttagtcaaaatctaatgttttaggtcatatttatgcagaaatatagaaaattctaaaggcttcacaaactttcaagcaccactgtataatACATACTTGCAGATGTCAACACCTGGTTTCGATCACCACAACTATAAAGAATTGTTCACAAGTACATCTACAATACATTTATCAAAACTGTTCTAATGACTTGACATTTTAATGACCAAATTAGGCAGAAGTTAAAGGCAaaatccagatttttttttttgagagtaCCAAAGTCTCACAAGCAAATAGTACAACAATGTTCTATTCTTTTATCCTAAACATCTAATCCTGACTCTAAATGATGTTCTCTCTGAAAACCTGGTGACAACTGACAATTACAGCAAACAGAACCGACAGGAACATATAGGTCATGGAACAAATCAAGGCAAATAAAGCAAACGGTCCAGCTGTGCCATCCAGAAGAGGAATGTACTTGGTTTTCAGCAGATGCAAGCAAAGCATTTCAGGACTCAGACAGACAGTCTGCTTTTAATTAGAATGAAAAAAGGGAAAGGACTGCAGTGTGAATCCCACAGGCCATGCACGGCTGCGTGCCAGACTGCAGTCCACAGCATGGGGAAAggtggagaaagaaaagaagtagGAAAACTCCAGAAGACTGCTGTTtcataagataaaaaaaaaaaacccttaagcATAATGAGATGTTTGATCGTTGAGTTTTTGAACTGAAAAATGTGTcaacaaattaattaataaaaccaaaacatgGGATTAATCAAAGTCTGACCTTTCTGAAGGGAGGCCAGTCCTCCTCGCCAGCCTGGGTCAGGCTGTCGTTGTGGTCACAGTCAGTCTGAAAGATGTTGGCTGTGCTTAATTTATAGAGAGGCCTGAGCGACACTCCTGATGCGTCCCAGAAACGCACTGTGCCATCTTCGTGACTGAAGATGCAAACAAATGACAAATGGTCAACTTGTGTATCCAATGGAACCATATtttgcaataaaaaaagaaaaaaaaaaaagaaaaaaaaaaaaaaaaaaaaaaaaaaaaaagagagaaaaaaaaaaaaaaaaaaaaaaaaaaaaaaaaaacgcaccCAATTTTGAGGTGTTATGTAAGATTTAGTAAAAACATTGCAGCCATTGGCAGAGTCCTTGCTGGCACAGAGACATATAATACTTCCAAAGTTCTTACCCAGTTAGCAGCAGCTCTTGCTGTTTTGGACTCGGTGCTAAGTTTTTCCCTCCACATATTGGCCAGTTCTGTCAAAACAGCCGGAGAAATCATTACAGTTCTCATGAAGCAGCAACATCAATCAAATGGCACCAAGCATCTGACACCCTTTACTGTCTCTGatgtaataaacattaaaagctTATACGCTGATGCTGGTTGATGTTTTATTGAAGGTTGTTAAATAAAACCTCTTTTGGGGAGTCACAGCATTTGATTCCAAGCAATTACATCTAAAAATACAGCATGAGCATACCAGAAGCAGCCTTTGTAAACtcattataaacaaacaaagaataTATGGGTACCGGATCTTTAGAGAATGTGTATAATTTTCATGGCTAACGTGCCAACAATTTCAGCTTCCATCTGTGTTTGATCAAACACTGTACAGCTGCCAGTATCTGTAGTACTGCAAATTTAATACCATAACATATAACCTCCTAACTTTAGCTGAATGATATGTTTAGCAACTGTGAAACTGGGGAACATTATCAAAGAACACGTTTCTCCCCAAGGAAAAACGTCTCCAAggatttgcatgattaaacagcCCTGTAAcaggacatttttaaatgactgaATGCACTGCCTTACAATATATTAGCCACATTAATGGAGCTACTGCAGTTCTGATCTCTGATCTTCAAGGACTGGGATCATGAAAAATCGAGTggtctgtgttttatttaaaaaaaaaaaaaaaaaaagaattcaaaggtagtacataaacacataatacttcaaaatgtaccatttactCCCAAAACCATACAGTGCATGTATGTAAATTAAGTTATGAAAAAGGACCCGTGATCTTACAAAAACGAATGCACTTACATACACTAGCCTATTCAGTATACAGCAGATTAGCGCCGCCCACTCACGCTgcagttataaagagtgtttcagtccagactgctttttgaatatcacacaatacagggcagccaatcagaacacagacCATTTGAAGGcacagcctgtttgattctGATGGACaaagagagtttaaagaatTGACTGTATTTAGTACATAAACCCAAAAAtaataagtggacctcaagggggggggaagaaaaaaaacaaaacaaaaatggatatGATAGGGGCCATTTAGATTACTCTCCCTATAAAAACAGTACTTGCATAGAAAAATATTAAGCAAACTGACTGTGTGAGTCTGTAGATGGCATTGCCGCTGACCGGCGCTGATCACCCTGTCCCACAGTTTGGTTGGTACGTTTGAGATGTGATAGGAGCATGTGATGGCAGATGAGTGCAGAGGAGCCAGATAAGGGGAAGGGATGGTGGGCCAGCCAGCTGTTTGAAGGTCAATCACCACCAACTCTTCCTCCAGAAGCACAACAAGGGCCAAAGGGTCATCAAATTCTATaggccataaaaaaaaaaaaaaaaaaaaaagataaaaaaaataaaaataaaaaagtcacaGGTTCTCAACCTCCTTCTTCTGAGCCATGACTCATGACTATCCTAAAACACACTTACACCAATTGCTACAAAAccaacatttatttttgctacagaattttaaaatgtgcGAGAATACTTTAGGGCTCAACTAATGTCAAAGTTTTGTGATGACATGTTGATTGTGGGGGGTCCAAAAATTCAATGATATCATTTTAGActtacattttagattttataccCAAACAGTTTTAGTTGATAAGTGCTTTACTGACACATATTGCCAGTTCCATTGCCACACTTCTAAAGCTTCAATAAAGGAAGgagaaaaaattaattttataaaaGAAGTTTCATTCGAAAGTGCTGTAATATGGAACACTCAACTGAATTGGTTTAAACTGCGATCCCACAgtctaaaaacaaaataaaaacgtGTTCAGAACTTATATGATATTTATAAAGATTATGTAATGATCTATTTATAAGTAATAagttaaatatacacaaaatcatcatttatagggttcATTTATATATTGGAAGGTGGTTGTGTTAAACCTTAACCACTAAAGTTCAACTTGTGACAACAATACTTGAATTAATCTTGCCAATATTGCTTTAACATTTTGATTTCCCTTAAAGTGACGCTGAAAGATTTAGGTTCATAAtgagtttaatttatttttaattaataaaaatattaattaaaaataataataaaaaatgctgGCCCGTGTTTTCAGGTCACTAAAGTTTTTAGTCCAGAGATTGAGCCTTAAtttagatcccactgttttgaagtaatgTAATGATAAAAGGCAGACACACCCACAGCCACTATGTTTTTGCTTATAATGACATCAGTGGTGTGGGAGATTTTATAAcactcattttcaaaactaATGGTATCAAAAACATATGACTACATAGTTTTTGACCCCTATCCCACAACCCCCTTGAATAAACTCGCAACCTCCATGTTGACAATTGCTGGCCTGGATAAAATCAGTTCCAACATGTCTGgcaattttaaaatgttctgcaAAAACAGGGAATTGACTGCTGAGCCAATTTTTCACTCCTGTTATTTGAACAAGCCTCTATTTTCATTAAATGTGAATGCTTCACTTACAGTCTACTGCAGCCAGCTCCTGGCCCACTCACCCTTGTCTCTGTCTATGCAGTGGATGGTAAAAAAGTCGATGACTCGTGAGGTGAAGTCGAGGGTAATGTGCTGGCTGTCCTGCAGTATAGTTAAACAGTGTCTGTCTCCGTAGCTAGCCCGGGGCATGCCGCCACTGAACAGCACCAATGGAGCTctgcagagaaaacacagcGCAAGAGAGGATATCCCATTGAGTCAAAGAGGCGCAGCAAAAACATGTGTGATTAGAAGCTTTCACTTTTCACCCACTGCTGCCCAGTGTTGTTACAGACCCCGACTCTGTGGTCCTCCATAAGATCTTGTTCACAGCCTTGCAGGGAAAGGGTCctaaggagacagagagacagagagacagagacagagagacaggcttTACTACATCcctataaaaacatttttctggcAACTTTATTGTGGGCCAAATGTCTCCATCTCTACACCAAAGACTGAAAAGCGGTCAGGAAAACAGCCAGGACACACTCAACAATGTGTTAATAAACCGTAATTAAGAAAAGGGCATTTACGTTTTAGTAAGTCTGAAGAACAACTTTACAAGACTAATAAAAAGCCACATTCACTAAAATCTGTAGCATAACTACATTTCCAAACATTGTTTGAGCTAAACATTTTAAGAATGACCAGACCCTTGTAGACATGACTACAGTCAATTCAACagacaaaaacattaataatattacAGCTTAACATGTACAAGCATCTTATTCCTCATTTGATTACGTGATTGCCATGATTTCACCCTGGTTGTGGTTTTAAGACATTCCTACCCTCTACACTAGAAACAGGCATGGCCAACCAGTGCTACTGATTGAGAGGAAAGAGGGTGCCTCAACATGACTGAGGGAAACGTTCACAACATGGTTGGTGTCCTCAGTAATAACAAGGGTTGGCTCTCAAGTATGTAGCAAAGCTCTAGCAAAAGGACTATCTATTAATGGAATGATGTATTTACCCAATCTATCCTTTGGTAAAATGTCCTTACATCTTAATAACCATCTCTAAAACAGACACTCTGGGCCTCTGTGAGTGTATTCGGTTTAGTAAATCAGCAACAAAAAGTTTTAATGTAGTGTGGCTTTATCAACAAGTCAAGAAAAGTCTCTGCAGGAAAGCAGCCCTCCCTTCCTGAAAATTACTTTGAGCATGCATAGGCAACCAATACATGGTAAGGTCATAACTAAAGAAGGGACGGCTAGCATGTTCCAGTTACATCGGATGGCGTCAGGCCACCTGTAGTCAGTACAGCACTTATGTCACCCTTAACTGTAGTCAGTCCTCAGCAGTGCTTTTTTGGTTGATTAGACACATTGAATCTGTGTCGGCAGACGGCCGTATGAGAGGGCGAATGAGGAGAGAAACTAAAGCAAGAAAAAGACAGCAATAGTAAATAGTACAGTACAT
Encoded here:
- the llgl1 gene encoding lethal(2) giant larvae protein homolog 1, encoding MMKFRFRRQGHDPQREKIKQDLFAFNKTVEHGFPNQPSALAYDPKLQLMAIGTKSGAIKVYGAPGVECTGLHKETATVTQLHFFPGQGRILSLLDDNTLHLWEIEQKEQCSHLEEVCSFMLPGRSGIESTSATRVTVLLPKLSCDLLAVGTEGGGVHFLELPSFTLLDRSIFQDEIMQSVPEEYKCGKSLGPVESLQEHPQHPDKILIGYSRGLVVLWDLQSRHADNVFLGKQQLESLVWVRSGNSFVSSHSDGGYMVWPVSSSTPCTHEPVTSTIPYGPFPCKAVNKILWRTTESGAPLVLFSGGMPRASYGDRHCLTILQDSQHITLDFTSRVIDFFTIHCIDRDKEFDDPLALVVLLEEELVVIDLQTAGWPTIPSPYLAPLHSSAITCSYHISNVPTKLWDRVISAGQRQCHLQTHTNWPICGGKNLAPSPKQQELLLTGHEDGTVRFWDASGVSLRPLYKLSTANIFQTDCDHNDSLTQAGEEDWPPFRKVGCFDPYSDDPRLGIQKICLCKYSGKLLVAGTAGQVIVLYLCDEKSDHMIDVATVDLLQDREGFTWKGHDRLPPKSSSVPFAPGFQPVVLVQCMPPAAVTAVTLHAEWNLIAFGTSHGFGLFDYHRRSPVLARCTLHPNDSLAMEGPLSRVKSLKKSLRQSFRRIRKSRVSGKKRVMVSSPSSKVQEANAQLAEQDAEVTPVQRRIEPRSADDSLSGVVRCLCFADTFLRDGTHHGPTMWAGTNSGCVYAYALDVPSQDKFSEQSVEALLGKEIQLMHRAPVVSIAVLDGRGNPLPEPYEVSRDLAKAPDMQGSHSVLIASEEQFKVFMLPRVSAKTKFKLTAHEGCRVRKVALVNFSSVASEDYSENGLVCLTNLGDIHVFSIPALRPQVRYDCIRKEDISGIASCVFTKTGQGFYLISPSEYERFSLSARVITKPLCQLDVDRPHDPSELSFCTTVPHQANGTHKTQPTGESKSVGDAEGVFDEVSPLSSPALDSPNSSADITLDTTGELTVEDVKDFLVTVDEAENNLRNMTEEDGRSPGIIIN